The DNA segment cagaccatttccggagaccttctcccttacctcacctcactcatcaactcatccttgaccgctggctacgtcccttccgtcttcaagagagcgagagttgcaccccttctgaaaacctacactcgatccctccgatgtcaacaactacagaccagtatccctttcttttctctccaactcttgaacgtgccgtccttggccagctctcctgctatctctctcagaatgaccttcttgatccaaatcagtcaggtttcaagactagtcattcaactgagactgctcttctctgtatcacggaggcgctccgcactgctaaagctaactctctctcctctgctctcatccttctagacctatcggctgccttcgatactgtgaaccatcagatcctcctctccgagttgggcatctccggcgcggcccacgcttggattgcgtcctacctgacaggtcgctcctaccaggtggcgtggcgaatctgtctcctcaccacgcgcgctcaccactggtgtcccccagggctctgttctaggccctctcctattctcgctatacaccaagtcacttggctctgtcataacctcacatggtctctcctatcattgctatgcagacgacacacaattaatcttctcctttcccccttctgatgaccaggtggcgaatcgcatgtctggcagacatatcagtgtggatgacggatcaccacctcaagctaaacctcggcaagacggagctgctcttcctcccggggaaggactgcccgttccatgatctcgccatcacggttgacaactccattgtgtcctcctcccagagcgctaagaaccttggcgtgatcctggacaacaccctgtcgttctcaactaacatcaaggcggtggcccgttcctgtaggttcatgctctacaacatccgcagagtacgactctgcctcacacaggaagcggcgcaggtcctaatccaggcacttgtcatctcccgtctggattactgcaactcgctgttggctgggctccctgcctgtgccattaaacccctacaactcatccagaacgccgcagcccgtctggtgttcaaccgtcccaagttctctcacgtcaacccgctcctccgctctctccactggcttccagttgaagctcgcatccgctacaagaccatggtgcttgcctacggagctgtgaggggaacggcacctcagtaccttcaggctctgatcaggccctacacccaaacaagggcactgcgttcatccacctctggcctgctcgcctccctaccactgaggaagtacagttcccgctcagcccagtcaaaactgttcgctgctctggcaccccaatggtggaacaaactccctcacgacgccaggacagcggagtcaatcaccaccttccggagacacctgaaaccccacctcttcaaggaatacctaggataggataaagcaatccttctgaccccccccccccccccttaaaagatttagatgcactattgtaaagtggctgttccactggatgtcataaggtgaatgcaccaatttgtaagtcgctctggataagagcgtctgctaaatgacttaaatgtaaatgtaaagatacCGTCTCCCGACTTAAACTCTAGACGGTAGAAATCTATTACATTGCTAAAGTCAACTTATTAAC comes from the Salvelinus fontinalis isolate EN_2023a unplaced genomic scaffold, ASM2944872v1 scaffold_1411, whole genome shotgun sequence genome and includes:
- the LOC129849272 gene encoding uncharacterized protein LOC129849272; the encoded protein is MTRWRIACLADISVWMTDHHLKLNLGKTELLFLPGKDCPFHDLAITVDNSIVSSSQSAKNLGVILDNTLSFSTNIKAVARSCRFMLYNIRRVRLCLTQEAAQVLIQALVISRLDYCNSLLAGLPACAIKPLQLIQNAAARLVFNRPKFSHVNPLLRSLHWLPVEARIRYKTMVLAYGAVRGTAPQYLQALIRPYTQTRALRSSTSGLLASLPLRKYSSRSAQSKLFAALAPQWWNKLPHDARTAESITTFRRHLKPHLFKEYLG